The Megachile rotundata isolate GNS110a chromosome 3, iyMegRotu1, whole genome shotgun sequence genome includes a window with the following:
- the LOC143264053 gene encoding uncharacterized protein LOC143264053, with product MSRTQSPTRFQVDMNILAEKLLQVCDRLKALEESRPTQPMTTNAQPAPVDDTPGNYTIGRYDQCLPLIPDFDGNNTEVFISTLIKVSSMLHPEQHALLLLAIISQKLKGRAASTIRPDTITSIPKLIEKIRFMYGKTVDTSALKTKRDVCKQRSNEPINDFIQRFSQIQDELITAINTERRLQSYIDIKEIICNEEGIQCFRRNVRPEISQYLFSQQLETLNQAFEAARMYDMELQYMQQQARTLQPPREPRRVIEHRPVIQRYPVPDWRSMECTYCRRRGHTEPECRTKQRDQPRRPSEQQRNFRWAPPNTQPPDGRSPSGTPGQPQQRSIVWTRPRLFD from the coding sequence ATGTCAAGAACGCAAAGCCCGACCAGATTCCAAGTAGACATGAATATATTAGCGGAAAAACTCCTACAAGTCTGCGATAGACTTAAAGCACTAGAAGAATCCCGACCTACACAACCTATGACGACGAACGCACAACCGGCCCCTGTCGACGACACGCCCGGAAACTACACCATAGGAAGATACGACCAATGCTTACCTTTGATCCCTGACTTCGACGGAAACAACACGGAGGTATTCATAAGCACGCTAATCAAGGTCTCCTCCATGCTACACCCGGAGCAGCATGCCTTGTTGTTGCTCGCAATTATATCACAAAAACTGAAAGGACGCGCAGCTTCTACAATTAGGCCGGATACTATTACATCAATCCCGAAACTAATAGAAAAGATCCGTTTCATGTACGGGAAAACGGTCGATACCTCGGCTTTGAAAACTAAACGCGATGTGTGCAAGCAACGGTCCAACGAACCAATTAACGATTTCATACAACGCTTCTCACAAATCCAAGACGAATTAATAACAGCCATTAACACCGAGAGAAGACTGCAGTCATACATCGACATCAAAGAAATCATATGCAACGAGGAGGGCATCCAATGTTTCCGTCGCAACGTCAGGCCGGAAATATCGCAGTACCTGTTCAGCCAACAGTTGGAAACGCTGAACCAAGCGTTCGAAGCCGCACGCATGTACGACATGGAACTACAGTACATGCAACAACAGGCACGGACGTTGCAACCTCCAAGGGAGCCAAGGAGAGTGATAGAGCATCGCCCTGTGATCCAGAGGTACCCAGTCCCGGACTGGAGGAGCATGGAATGCACGTACTGCAGACGGCGAGGACACACGGAACCGGAGTGCCGAACCAAACAAAGGGACCAGCCGAGACGTCCTAGCGAGCAACAACGAAATTTTCGCTGGGCCCCACCGAACACCCAACCGCCGGACGGACGGTCACCATCGGGAACGCCAGGCCAACCTCAGCAGAGGAGCATTGTGTGGACTCGTCCCCGTTTGTTCGATTAG